Part of the Polaribacter sp. Hel1_33_78 genome is shown below.
CCTTTAATGACCCTAGTTTTAATATTTGGGGATCTGTTGGAAGATTGGAGTTAGATAATAAAGATATTTTCCATGAAATTTTTTTAACTTCTGGATTTAATATCGAATATATCATTTTGCCCTATGAAAAATTCACACCATACTTGTATGCTGGCGCAGGATCAATAAGTAAGACAAATTTAGATCAATCTTTTTTTAAATTTCAAGGAGGTGTGGGTATTGAATATTTAATTTCAAATAAAATTGGATTTTTTGTAGAAGGTGAATATAACATGCTGTTAAGTGACGATTTAGATGGACGGATTTTAGGAGAAAAAAATGATATGTTTTCGCGTTTTGGGTTTGGTCTTAATGTATATTTTTAAATAGAAGTCTTATGAAAAAAGTAATTAAAATAATAAGTATATCGCTAATAACTCTCTTTCTTACTAATTGTGGGGAAGAAGAAACTATTGGTTTAATAGAATATGGTAATTTAACAGGTAAAGTTGTTCAAAAAGAGGGTTTTGTTCCCATAGAAAATGTAAAAATAATACTTTCACCTTCAAATAATACGGTGTTTACTGATGCCGAAGGGAATTTTATATTTGAAGGAATCGAAGCACAAGAATATTCAGTGCAAGCAGCTAAAGAAGAATATTTAGATAAATATGAAGGAGTAATTGTGAGCGCAGAGGTAGAAGTAAATATTATTTTTGAAATGGATATTTCAACAGCTCTAAATAAATCACCCACAAAACCAGAACTCATAATTCCAAATGATGGTGCCATAGATTTACTCAACGAAGTTGAACTGTCTTGGGAATCAACGGACCCAGATGAAGATGAATTAACATATACTCTAGAAATTAGAAACGATTTTAATAGTGATGTAATCAAAATCACCAATATAAAGGATAAAAGTTATACTTTATTTGATTTAAAATATGGGGTAAAATATTTTTGGAGTATTGAAGTAACTGATAATATTAATACAGAAGTTATAAGTAGTATTAGATCGTTTACAATTAAAGATGATCCAGCGAATAGGTATTTTTATGTTAAAAATGAAGGAGGGAATAGTATAATTTATTCTTCGAGTTTTAACGACGTAAATAATGAAGTTTCAAATACAGTGCAATTAACAAGTTCTAGTTTAAATTCATGGAGACCTAGGCGGAATAATGTAACTAACTTAATCGCTTTTTTACGAACAGATAGTAATGAAGCACATATATATACAATGAAGACTAATGGAGATGATATTACAAAAGTAACATCTGCAATACCCTTAGCTGGTTTTAACTTAAATGAAATGGATTTTTCATGGTCTCCAGATGGAAGTAAATTATTATACTCTTCTTTCGATAAATTATATGCAATAAATAAAGACGGTAGTGGATTACAAATAATATATGAAACAATAGATGGCAGTTTAATAACTGAATGTGATTGGAGTAGTAGTGGATTAAGAATAGCTTTGAAAACAAACAATTCAAATGGATATAATGGTTCAATTTTAGTTATTGATTTGAACGGAAATATTTTAAATACTGTGGTTTCTGAAGTTCAAGCTGCTTTAGGAGGTTTAAATTTTTCAGCATCAGGCAGTAAATTATTGTTTACTAGAGATGTTTCAAATTATCAAGCAACTGATTACAGACAATTAGATACTAGGATGTTTATTTATAATTTTACAGATATGACTTTTATAGATATTTCTGATGACGAAAAAGAAAGTGGTACTAATGATTTAGACCCTCGTTTTTCGCCCAATGAAGCTAATGTTATTTTCGTAAATACATCCAACGATGGTATTTCTCAAAAGAATATTATGACAACAAATCTGTCAGGAAATATTCAAAAACAACTTTTATTTGCAGATGCTACAATGCCAGATTGGGAATAAATATGTAATACATAATAAAAAAGCGAATGATAAAAAACGTTCGCTTTTTTTATTGATATAAAATTTAGAACAACTAAATTTGTATTACAATACAACACAACAATATGAGTCAAGAAGTTTCTAAACGTTACGCGCAAAGAGGTGTCTCTGCATCAAAAGAAGATGTACACAATGCAATAAAGAATATAGACAAAGGTTTATTTCCAAAAGCATTTTGTAAGATCGTGCCCGATTACTTAACAAATGATGATGATTTTTGTTTAATAATGCATGCAGACGGGGCAGGAACAAAGTCCTCTTTAGCTTATATGTATTGGAAAGAAACTGGAGATATTTCTGTTTGGAAAGGCATCGCACAAGACGCATTAATCATGAATATTGATGATTTATTGTGTGTGGGTGCAACGGATAATATAATGTTATCATCTACTATCGGTAGAAATAAAAGTAAGATTCCTGGAGAGGTTTTATCAGCAATTATAAACGGAACAGAAGAATTAATAGAAGACTTGAAAGGTTTTGGAGTGACGATTCATTCTACTGGGGGAGAAACTGCAGATGTTGGTGATTTAGTGCGTACAATTATTGTAGATTCTACCGTAACTGCAAGAATGAAGCGTATTGATGTTATTGATAACGCAAACATAAAGGCAGGTGATGTAATTGTTGGTTTAGAGTCTTTTGGGCAAGCGAGTTATGAAACTGAGTATAATGGAGGAATGGGCTCTAACGGATTAACATCGGCAAGACATGATGTTTTTCATAACTACTTAGCAAATAAATATCCAGAAAGTTTTGATGCTGCTGTTCCTGCTGATTTAGTGTATTCAGGAAATATAAAATTGACGGATAAAGTTGAAAATTCTTCTATTGATGCCGGTAAATTGGTTTTATCTCCAACAAGAACGTATGCGCCGATTATAAAAGAAATTTTATCAAAATTCAATGCTGAAACTGTTCATGGGATGATTCATTGTTCTGGAGGTGCTCAGACAAAAATCTTACATTTTATAGATAATTTACACATTGTAAAAGACAATATGTTTCCAATTCCACCTTTATTTAAATTGATTCAAGATCAATCTAAAACAGATTGGAAAGAAATGTATCAAGTGTTTAACTGTGGACATAGAATGGAAATCTATGTTTCTCCGAAAATTGCAGACGCCATTATTAATATTTCTAAATCTTTTAATGTTGATGCAAAAATAGTTGGGCGTGTAGAAAGTTCACCTTCTAAAAAATTGACGATTACAAGTGAGTTTGGAGTTTTTGAATATTAGATTTTTTTTCTAGTTTAAGTAAGTGGTTGTCCAAAAATTATAAGCATTCACTTATTAGTTAGCTCTCTCTTTTAATGAAAATCATTTAAATATTCAACTAAAAGAAGGTTTTGGGTTTTTATTTATCTCTTTTTTAAAGGAAATCATCAACAAAAAACAACAAGTAAAAAAGAGGAATTTCATAAAAAATAGTTTGTCTACTTCAAAAATACCTATAAAAATTGTAAATTCGCACTCCAAGAAAAGATAGAAGATGTTAGATAAATTAAGAATTGTTAAGCAACGTTATGATGAGGTTTCTGATTTAATTATTCAGCCAGAAATCATTATGGATCAAAAGCGTTATGCACAATTAATGAAAGAATATAAAGATTTAGGGAGTGTTGTTACAAAAGGTGATGAGTATCAAACTTTAATAAATAATATAGAAGAGGCAAAAGAAATTATTTCTGATGGTTCTGATGCAGAGATGACGGAAATGGCGAAGATGGAAATTGATGAAGCCAATACTAGAATTCCTGAACTAGAAGATGAAATAAAGTTCTTATTAATTCCAAAAGATCCTGAAGATTCTAAGAATGCTGTTGTTGAATTACGAGCAGGAACGGGAGGAGATGAAGCAAGTATTTTTGCTGGAGATTTATTTAGGATGTATTCTAAATATTGTGAAAGTAAAGGTTGGAAAGTTTCCACTGTAGATTATTCTGAAGGTACAAATGGTGGGTTTAAAGAAATTCAATTTGAAGTAACTGGAGCAGATGTTTATGGAACTTTAAAGTTTGAAGCTGGTGTGCATCGTGTGCAAAGAGTTCCGCAAACAGAAACTCAAGGGCGTGTTCATACATCTGCGGCTACTTGTATGGTTTTTCCTGAAGCAGAAGAGTTTGATGTGGAAATCAATCCAAAAGATGTAAGAATCGATTTTTTCTGTTCTTCTGGTCCTGGAGGTCAGTCTGTAAATACTACATACTCTGCAGTTCGTTTAACCCATATTCCTTCCGGTTTAGTTGCGCAATGTCAAGATCAAAAGTCTCAACATAAAAACAAAGAGAAAGCATTTAAAGTATTACGTTCTCGTTTATATGATATGGAATTAGCGAAGAAGAATGCGGAAGATGCCTTAAAGCGTGGTTCTATGGTTTCTTCTGGGGATAGAAGTGCAAAAATTAGAACCTATAATTATGCACAAGGAAGAGTTACAGATCATAGAATTGGTTTATCACTTTATGATTTACCGAATATTTTAAACGGTGATATTCAGAAAATAATAGATGAATTGATGTTGGCTGAAAACACTCAAAAATTAAAAGGATTAGCAGACGGAATATAGTTTCTTTATGTAAAATAGTAAAACCTCAAAACATTGTTTTGAGGTTTTTTGTTTAGGTGAAATTAAAACATAAAAAAACGATTAAAGTTTAGGGAAGACTTTAATCGTTTTATTCAAATAAAAATTTAGATAAAGTCTAAATCAAGAAATATGTTGGGGGAATAAAATATTATAAAGTAAAATTACAATGGAAAAAGATATTATACAATACCCATTTATGATGAAATTCTCAATTCCCCATAAATAAGGAGAGGCCTCCATGTTTATGGGGAGGCCTCTCCTTATTTCCTAAGACTTTCTATTTTCCAAATAAATGTAATTCTGTAAACTCTTTCTCTATTGATATGGATTGGTTTTTACCAGTTTTAAAATTATCTAAAGAAATTTCTACATTATCTATTTGTATTGAAGTAATTGTAAATGGCAAATTATGGAATACAATATTAAACTTCTTGTATTGTGCATCAAAGACGCCTTCTTTGTGTTGTTGTAAAATAAATTCATCCTTTTTGCCAGTTAATTTAAAAGTACGTAAACTATATCTGCCTTTCTTATAATCATAACCATCATGTGCATCATCAAAAAGTTCAGATTTTTCTTTACCGTTTTTATAATAAACATCCAAAGTAATATCATCCATTTTCTTTTCTCCGACATATTGTTGGATAGGATATTTCGGTATAACGGCTCCTTCTTTGATAAAGAAAGGTACGCTATCTATATCTGCATCTACCCACATTTCTCTTCCTCCTTCTACAAGTTCGTCAGTCCAGAAATTATACCATTTCCCTCTTGGTACATACATTCTTCTTCCTTTAGCATTTGGTTCTAATATTGGGCAAACTAAAATTTTATCTCCGTACACAAACTCATCACTTCTATAATGTGTTCCGTGATCTTCTTGATCGAATAATACTAATGATTTTAAGATAGGAGTTCCTTTTGTTATATGTTTCCAAAAAGCGGTATATAAATAGGGTAATAGCTGATATCTTATTTCAATAAATTTACGAACGATATCTGTAATTTCTTCGCCAAATACCCAAGGCTCTTGATTTCCATGATCTCCAGACGAGTGAACTCTGCAAAATGCATGGAAAATTCCTAACTGAATCCAACGTGCAAATAATTCTCCTTGAGGTTGTTCCGCAAATCCACCAATATCACTTCCTGCAAAAGAGAAACCAGACATGGCCATTCTCTGTGCTTGGTTGTTAGCAATGGCTAAATGTTCCCATGTTGCTACGTTATCTCCCATCCAAGTAGAGGTATAACGTTGTGTACCAGAATAAGCAGCTCTTGTAATTACAAATGGACGTTTTGGATATGCGTATTTCTTTAATCCATGATAAGTTGCACGTGCCATTTGCATTCCGTAAATATTGTGTGCTTTTCTGTGCGAACAAGGGTTTCCATCATAATCATGACGCACATCATCGGGGAATGATTTGTTAGGAACGTCCATTACAGCAGGTTCGTTCATATCATTCCAAACTCCCTTTACGCCAATATCTTCAATCAATTCTTGAAATAAACCTTCCCACCAAGTTCTTACCTCTGGTTTTGTAAAGTCCGGAAAATAACATTCTCCAGGCCATACTTTACCTTTCATATAAGGACCATCTGCACGTTTACAGAAATAGTCTTTATCTAAAGCTTCCTTAAATACGGGGTATTCCAAATCTATTTTAATTCCTGGGTCTATAATAACCACAGTTTTAAAACCGTCATCTTCTAATTCCTTCACCATTCTTTTTGGGTCTGGGAAATGTTTTTTATCCCAAGTGAAACAGCGGAAACCTTCCATATAATCTATATCTAAATAGATAGCATCGCATGGTATTTTTAAGTCTCTAAATTTTGTTGTTATCTCTTTAACGTTACTTTCTGGATAGTAACTCCATTTACATTGATGGAATCCTAAAGCCCATAATGGAGGTAAATGTTGAGGTTTACCTGTTAAGTCTGTATAGTTAATAACAACATCTTCCATTTTTGGACCATAGATAAAGTAGTAGTTCATTTCACCACCTTGTGCCCAAAAACTAGTTACATTTCTTCTTTCATGTGCAAAATCGAAATGAGTTTTAAACGTGTTGTCAAAGAAAATACCATAAGATTTATCATTTTGAATAGATGTGTAAAATGGAATCGTTTTGTAAATAGGATCTGTATCTTTACCAAAAGCATAAGAATCTGTTGCCCAGTTTTCAAAACGTTTTCCCTTTAAATTGACATCAACAGGCTTATCGCCTAATCCATAAAAGCTTTCAGATTTTTGACAAACCTTGCTCATTTTTACGATATCTCCTCCGTATTCATAACTCTCTTCCCAGTGAAAACCAATTTCATCTTGGTTGATGATTTTTAAGTCTTTGGCATCATATAGACTTACTTGTAAACTTTGTTTTTCAACTTTACAAATAAGTTTAGAAGTGGTTATTATATAGTTTTTTTTGTCTTCTGTAACTTCTAAGAAATTGTATCCTCTACTTGCATATTTTGTAATTCCGTAAGAAAAATCATTTTCAAACTTACCTGCAGTAGCATATCTAAATCGAATAACACTGTCTCTTACCACTGTAAGTTGCAAAACAACATTGTTCTTTGTTGTAAAATATAATGTGTCTACATCTTTCTTATAGGTTACAATTTCAGAAGGAAATAAATTCCCTTTTTGTTCTAGTTCTGTATTAACAATCATTATTTAGCTTGTTTTTTTTTGTCTTGTAAAAATCGTAAAAGTTTGTAAAAAATATATGGTTAAACTCTTTTTTCTACGATAACGTTTTAGTCTATATTTCTAGTAAAAATATTCCTTATTTATTTAAAAATAAGAGTGGTACATTTTATTTTAAATATTGCTAAAAGATTTTTTAAAGTTTTAAAAATACTTTGTTTTTTTATGAAGTATAAAAAAAGAACCCCTCTTTTTTATCATTATAGCATCAGAGATAAAAAAGAGGGTTTAATATTATTTGTATTTGTAGACCATCATACCTAATGGGGGTAAATTTAGTTCGATAGAATTCTCTCTAGCATTCCATACTTTTTGATCTGAAGTTATTTTTTTGTTTTTAAATTTTCCTGATCCGTTATATTTTATAGCATCACTATTAAAAATGGCTGTTAATGCACCAGCTTTTGGTAAACCTATTCTATAATGTTCTCTCGGAACAGGAGTAAGGTTTAAAACAACAATTATATTATCTTTTTCATTTATACCTTTTCTAAGATAAGACATTACTGAGTTTTCATGATCTCCGTGATCGATCCATTCAAATCCTTCTGGTGAAAATTGCTTTTGATGCAAAGCGGGTTCTTTTTTGTATAATTTATTTAGATCTTTTACTAAATTTTGTGCTCCTTTATGTACATCGAAATTTAACAAATGCCAATCTAAACTTCCATTAAAATTCCATTCACTTGTTTGTCCAAATTCACCACCTTGAAATAATAATTTTGCTCCTGGATGTGTATACATGAAGCCATAAAGTAAACGTAAGTTTCCAAATTTTTGCCATTCATCACCAGGCATTTTATCTACGATTGATTTTTTACCATACACAACTTCGTCATGAGAAAGAGGTAGCATAAAATTTTCTGTGAATGCATAATTTAAACTAAAGGTTAAATCATTTTGATGATGTTTTCTATAAACAGGCTCTTTAGCAAAATAATCTAAAGTATCATGCATCCAACCCATCATCCATTTCATACCAAAACCTAAACCACCATCGTAAATTGGTCGAGATACTTGAGGAAAAGAGGTAGATTCTTCCGCAATAGTTTGAACATCTGGAAAAGCTTCATAAACAGCCGCGTTCATTTCTTTAATAAAATTAATGGCATCTAAGTTTTCTCTTCCGCCAAATTCATTTGGTTCCCATTGCCCTTCTTCTCTAGAATAATCAAGAAACAACATAGAAGCTACGGCATCAACTCTTAAACCATCTGCATGATATTGGTCTAGCCAAAAAATTGCATTACTAATTAAAAATGCTTTTATCTCGTTTCTTCCATAATTAAAAATTAAACTCTTCCAATCTTGGTGATACCCTTTTCTTCTATCTGGGTGTTCATATAAATGCGAACCATCGAAGAAACCTAAACCATGATCATCTGAAGGAAAATGCGAAGGAACCCAATCTAACAGCACTCCAATTCCTTTTTCGTGGAATTTATCTACTAAATATTTAAATTCATCTGGATAACCAAAACGTGATGTCGGAGCAAAATATCCTGTTAATTGATATCCCCAACTTGGATCATACGGATATTCCATGATTGGCATAAATTCTACATGTGTAAAATTCATTTCTTCAACATAATCAACTAATTCTTCTGCTAATTCTCTATAACTTAAAAAGCGATTTTCTTCAATTTGTTTTTTCCAAGAACCTAAATGGACTTCATAAACAGAAAAGGGAGCATCTAATGCATTGTTCTTTTTTCTGTTTTTCATCCATTTTTTATCTTTCCAAGCATATTCATCTTCCCAAACAACCGATGCCGTTTTTGGCGGGTGCTCGCATCTCCTTGCAAAAGGATCAGCTTTCTCTGTAGTTATATCGTTATTAGAACTTCTAATTTTATACTTATAAATACTTCCTTTGCTAACTTCAGGAATAAAACCTTCCCAAATTCCGCTTCCGTCCCAACGTACATTTAAGTGATGCTCTCCTTCCAACCAAAAATTAAAATCCCCAATTACAGCAACAGATTTTGCACTTGGAGCCCAAACGGCAAAGTAAGTTCCTTTTATACCATCTACGGTTGTAATATGTGATCCAAATTTTTCGTAGAGACGATAGTGTTTTCCTGCCTGAAAAAGATGGATATCAAATTCTGTAAAAAGACTGTGTATTTTTGTTTGTGCCATAGTTATAAGGTCAAAACATTTTCTAAATTATTTTAATAGAAATATTTTATGTTTTACTTGTTAATTTTAAAAATATGAAACGGCAAGGTTGCATGTAATTCTACATAATTCCATTCATTATACCAATTATAGCAATTTCTTGTCACCAAATCTTCAACTTCTATTTTTTGACCATGATTTAATTTCAATTCATGAAGTGGTAATTGTACAGAACCAGTTTGTGCA
Proteins encoded:
- a CDS encoding AIR synthase related protein, which gives rise to MSQEVSKRYAQRGVSASKEDVHNAIKNIDKGLFPKAFCKIVPDYLTNDDDFCLIMHADGAGTKSSLAYMYWKETGDISVWKGIAQDALIMNIDDLLCVGATDNIMLSSTIGRNKSKIPGEVLSAIINGTEELIEDLKGFGVTIHSTGGETADVGDLVRTIIVDSTVTARMKRIDVIDNANIKAGDVIVGLESFGQASYETEYNGGMGSNGLTSARHDVFHNYLANKYPESFDAAVPADLVYSGNIKLTDKVENSSIDAGKLVLSPTRTYAPIIKEILSKFNAETVHGMIHCSGGAQTKILHFIDNLHIVKDNMFPIPPLFKLIQDQSKTDWKEMYQVFNCGHRMEIYVSPKIADAIINISKSFNVDAKIVGRVESSPSKKLTITSEFGVFEY
- a CDS encoding carboxypeptidase regulatory-like domain-containing protein; the protein is MKKVIKIISISLITLFLTNCGEEETIGLIEYGNLTGKVVQKEGFVPIENVKIILSPSNNTVFTDAEGNFIFEGIEAQEYSVQAAKEEYLDKYEGVIVSAEVEVNIIFEMDISTALNKSPTKPELIIPNDGAIDLLNEVELSWESTDPDEDELTYTLEIRNDFNSDVIKITNIKDKSYTLFDLKYGVKYFWSIEVTDNINTEVISSIRSFTIKDDPANRYFYVKNEGGNSIIYSSSFNDVNNEVSNTVQLTSSSLNSWRPRRNNVTNLIAFLRTDSNEAHIYTMKTNGDDITKVTSAIPLAGFNLNEMDFSWSPDGSKLLYSSFDKLYAINKDGSGLQIIYETIDGSLITECDWSSSGLRIALKTNNSNGYNGSILVIDLNGNILNTVVSEVQAALGGLNFSASGSKLLFTRDVSNYQATDYRQLDTRMFIYNFTDMTFIDISDDEKESGTNDLDPRFSPNEANVIFVNTSNDGISQKNIMTTNLSGNIQKQLLFADATMPDWE
- the prfA gene encoding peptide chain release factor 1, with protein sequence MLDKLRIVKQRYDEVSDLIIQPEIIMDQKRYAQLMKEYKDLGSVVTKGDEYQTLINNIEEAKEIISDGSDAEMTEMAKMEIDEANTRIPELEDEIKFLLIPKDPEDSKNAVVELRAGTGGDEASIFAGDLFRMYSKYCESKGWKVSTVDYSEGTNGGFKEIQFEVTGADVYGTLKFEAGVHRVQRVPQTETQGRVHTSAATCMVFPEAEEFDVEINPKDVRIDFFCSSGPGGQSVNTTYSAVRLTHIPSGLVAQCQDQKSQHKNKEKAFKVLRSRLYDMELAKKNAEDALKRGSMVSSGDRSAKIRTYNYAQGRVTDHRIGLSLYDLPNILNGDIQKIIDELMLAENTQKLKGLADGI
- a CDS encoding glycoside hydrolase family 31 protein, with the protein product MIVNTELEQKGNLFPSEIVTYKKDVDTLYFTTKNNVVLQLTVVRDSVIRFRYATAGKFENDFSYGITKYASRGYNFLEVTEDKKNYIITTSKLICKVEKQSLQVSLYDAKDLKIINQDEIGFHWEESYEYGGDIVKMSKVCQKSESFYGLGDKPVDVNLKGKRFENWATDSYAFGKDTDPIYKTIPFYTSIQNDKSYGIFFDNTFKTHFDFAHERRNVTSFWAQGGEMNYYFIYGPKMEDVVINYTDLTGKPQHLPPLWALGFHQCKWSYYPESNVKEITTKFRDLKIPCDAIYLDIDYMEGFRCFTWDKKHFPDPKRMVKELEDDGFKTVVIIDPGIKIDLEYPVFKEALDKDYFCKRADGPYMKGKVWPGECYFPDFTKPEVRTWWEGLFQELIEDIGVKGVWNDMNEPAVMDVPNKSFPDDVRHDYDGNPCSHRKAHNIYGMQMARATYHGLKKYAYPKRPFVITRAAYSGTQRYTSTWMGDNVATWEHLAIANNQAQRMAMSGFSFAGSDIGGFAEQPQGELFARWIQLGIFHAFCRVHSSGDHGNQEPWVFGEEITDIVRKFIEIRYQLLPYLYTAFWKHITKGTPILKSLVLFDQEDHGTHYRSDEFVYGDKILVCPILEPNAKGRRMYVPRGKWYNFWTDELVEGGREMWVDADIDSVPFFIKEGAVIPKYPIQQYVGEKKMDDITLDVYYKNGKEKSELFDDAHDGYDYKKGRYSLRTFKLTGKKDEFILQQHKEGVFDAQYKKFNIVFHNLPFTITSIQIDNVEISLDNFKTGKNQSISIEKEFTELHLFGK
- the glgB gene encoding 1,4-alpha-glucan branching protein GlgB is translated as MAQTKIHSLFTEFDIHLFQAGKHYRLYEKFGSHITTVDGIKGTYFAVWAPSAKSVAVIGDFNFWLEGEHHLNVRWDGSGIWEGFIPEVSKGSIYKYKIRSSNNDITTEKADPFARRCEHPPKTASVVWEDEYAWKDKKWMKNRKKNNALDAPFSVYEVHLGSWKKQIEENRFLSYRELAEELVDYVEEMNFTHVEFMPIMEYPYDPSWGYQLTGYFAPTSRFGYPDEFKYLVDKFHEKGIGVLLDWVPSHFPSDDHGLGFFDGSHLYEHPDRRKGYHQDWKSLIFNYGRNEIKAFLISNAIFWLDQYHADGLRVDAVASMLFLDYSREEGQWEPNEFGGRENLDAINFIKEMNAAVYEAFPDVQTIAEESTSFPQVSRPIYDGGLGFGMKWMMGWMHDTLDYFAKEPVYRKHHQNDLTFSLNYAFTENFMLPLSHDEVVYGKKSIVDKMPGDEWQKFGNLRLLYGFMYTHPGAKLLFQGGEFGQTSEWNFNGSLDWHLLNFDVHKGAQNLVKDLNKLYKKEPALHQKQFSPEGFEWIDHGDHENSVMSYLRKGINEKDNIIVVLNLTPVPREHYRIGLPKAGALTAIFNSDAIKYNGSGKFKNKKITSDQKVWNARENSIELNLPPLGMMVYKYK